A window from Candidatus Eisenbacteria bacterium encodes these proteins:
- a CDS encoding nucleotide exchange factor GrpE encodes MTRDPVKPPDAPELETRDDEAGGTAAPAAADASGAPVETGAPGPEDYRDRWMRAAAELDNYRRRTLREREEWNHRRTTEIFDDLLRVRDDFERALAHAPEGGDDPVLSGFRLVYRHLVEFCERHGVTPFESAGEPFDPDLHDAILQVRRPGVEPDTVVEVVLPGYRLGERVLRHARVVVSTSDPGETVP; translated from the coding sequence GTGACCCGAGACCCCGTGAAACCTCCGGACGCTCCGGAACTCGAAACCCGTGACGACGAGGCGGGCGGCACGGCCGCACCGGCCGCCGCCGACGCGTCCGGCGCCCCCGTGGAGACCGGCGCTCCCGGGCCGGAGGACTATCGCGACCGCTGGATGCGGGCCGCTGCGGAGCTGGACAACTACCGCCGCCGCACGCTCCGGGAACGCGAGGAATGGAACCACCGCCGCACCACAGAGATCTTCGACGACCTGCTGCGCGTGCGGGACGACTTCGAGCGGGCCCTGGCACACGCGCCCGAGGGCGGCGACGACCCGGTGCTCTCCGGCTTCCGCCTGGTGTACCGACACCTCGTGGAGTTCTGCGAGCGCCACGGCGTGACTCCCTTCGAGTCCGCGGGGGAGCCGTTCGACCCGGACCTGCACGACGCCATCCTCCAGGTGCGCCGTCCCGGCGTGGAGCCGGACACGGTGGTGGAAGTCGTGCTGCCGGGCTACAGGCTCGGTGAGCGGGTGCTGCGCCACGCGCGGGTGGTGGTGTCCACTTCCGATCCCGGGGAGACCGTCCCGTGA
- the hemW gene encoding radical SAM family heme chaperone HemW has product MGGSSTSSADFGAPAAAGVYAHVPFCRTLCPYCDFTIARSDPDAHAGLARALLGEWRRRGGGLRPRTVYFGGGTPTELPAELLTGLVRELCAAGTAVEVTVEANPESATPATLRALRSAGVTRLSLGVQSTRAHLLELLGRGHGAGGARAAFDAAREAGFDSVNVDLMFGLPGQADADWAGTLDEVLAWRPDHVSAYALELNPRVPMARRIESGRVAPLSEQQAGRHYEHLCARMRGAGWRHYEISNFCLPGHESAHNLGYWQDRPYLGLGPGAHSFDGRDRSWNVRPHRVYARRIEAGGDAEEGRETPTPEQRRLERLFLALRTAGGVELGSLGPGAEAAAGKWAGLQDTDRVTCAAGRLSLTEAGFWYSQTLTADLASALPPLPGDEPGDGIR; this is encoded by the coding sequence TTGGGCGGCTCCTCAACCTCGTCCGCTGATTTCGGCGCGCCCGCGGCCGCGGGCGTGTACGCGCACGTCCCGTTCTGCCGGACCCTCTGCCCCTACTGCGACTTCACCATCGCGCGCAGCGACCCCGACGCGCACGCCGGGCTGGCGCGCGCGCTGCTGGGGGAGTGGCGCCGGCGCGGCGGAGGCCTGCGTCCCCGCACGGTGTACTTCGGAGGCGGCACCCCCACGGAACTCCCCGCGGAGCTGCTCACGGGCCTGGTGCGCGAGCTGTGCGCCGCCGGCACCGCCGTGGAAGTGACCGTGGAGGCCAACCCGGAGAGCGCCACCCCCGCGACGCTGCGGGCGCTGCGATCCGCGGGCGTCACGCGGCTCAGCCTGGGGGTGCAGTCCACGCGCGCCCACCTGCTGGAGCTCCTGGGCCGCGGGCACGGCGCCGGCGGCGCGAGGGCGGCGTTCGACGCGGCGCGCGAGGCCGGCTTCGATTCGGTGAACGTGGACCTGATGTTCGGTCTGCCGGGCCAGGCCGACGCCGATTGGGCCGGCACGCTGGACGAGGTGCTCGCCTGGCGGCCCGATCACGTGTCGGCCTACGCCCTGGAGCTCAACCCCCGCGTGCCGATGGCCCGCCGGATCGAGTCCGGCAGGGTGGCCCCGCTGTCGGAGCAGCAGGCGGGGCGGCACTACGAGCACCTGTGCGCCCGGATGCGCGGGGCGGGCTGGCGCCACTACGAGATCTCCAACTTCTGCCTGCCGGGCCACGAGTCGGCGCACAACCTGGGCTACTGGCAGGACCGGCCGTACCTGGGGCTGGGCCCGGGCGCGCACAGCTTCGACGGCCGGGACCGTTCCTGGAACGTGCGCCCGCACCGGGTGTACGCCCGGCGCATCGAAGCCGGGGGCGACGCCGAGGAGGGCCGCGAGACTCCCACGCCGGAGCAGCGGCGGCTGGAGCGGCTGTTCCTGGCGCTGCGGACCGCCGGGGGAGTGGAGTTGGGCTCGCTGGGCCCCGGGGCGGAAGCCGCAGCCGGGAAGTGGGCCGGACTCCAGGACACCGACCGTGTGACCTGCGCGGCCGGGCGGCTGAGCCTCACCGAGGCCGGCTTCTGGTATTCTCAGACCCTGACCGCCGACCTGGCGTCGGCGCTGCCTCCGTTGCCCGGCGATGAGCCCGGGGACGGCATCCGGTAG